Below is a window of Desulfurococcus amylolyticus Z-533 DNA.
GCCGGGGTTAACGAGGACTCAATAGTGATTGGGATAGGCTATTTAGATGGGTATGAAGAGGGCTTGAACTTTGTCTTCGGTGAGGCTGTGCCAGGTAATAGTACAGCATTAGTGTTTACTAGGAGGCTCCGCCAGGAATACTATGGTTTACAACCAGACTTCAACCTGTACTTTAATAGACTGGTTAAGGAAGTAGTGCATGAAGTAGGGCACCTGCTAGGATTAAACCACTGTAGTAACCAGGGTTGTGTCATGAGTTTCAGTAATAGTGTTGTGGAAGTCGATGCCAAGTCGAGGTTTTTCTGCGAGGGATGCGCTAGGAGGATAAGAGAGTTAAATATCTAGGACGAAGTAAGCCACCCACTTATCCTCCTGCTTCAATATCCTCATTAAGTTATATGTTGGAGACTTCACCTCAACCCTGGCCTCATGTCTTAAGGGATTGAATTCCTCACATAGTACCCGTGCCTTGAGCTTGTATGATAAATCCCCATTAATCCTCTCAATACTTAATTCTTCCACACCTATGCTTCCGCACATTAGTTTCTCACTGTAATATAATAACAGAAGGGACTCAAGCCATTTATATAGTAAATTCTCCATGTCAAAGCCATCAACCTCTAGCCTCTTCTCCACGGCTGGTCTAAGGTGATCAATATTAGTCATCGAGTCGAATAACGCTAACCCGCTGTTCTCGAATAACTCTAGGATGTCCTTACCATAGGCTCTAACATATATATCGCTCATGTGCTCGAGAAAATCGAACCTGCCATTTCTCGATGCAATCACTTCCTCTCCCATAAAAGACCGCCCAGCCCCATTTACCCTTAGAAATAAATGGCGATGGTATCTCTTAATATCAATTTTAAAGATAAATTTAATTAATATAAATAAAATTAACTTTACAAAAACGGGTGAAGTTGATGAGTGGGAAATTCGAGTTTGAAACATACCACGAGTACATAGACAAGAACTATACTCCTGACCCCAGCAACGATGTAATAGCTGTATACAGGGTTAAGCCTGCACAGGGATTCACTATTGAGGACGCTGCAGGGGGCGTAGCTGCTGAGAGTAGCACTGGTACGTGGACCAGCCTTTACAATTGGTACGATGTAGGGAGAGTTAGAAGGCTGAGTGGTAAAGCATACTACTTCAAAGACCTTGGCGATGGATCATGGATTGTGAAAATAGCATACCCAGTGGAGTTATTCGAGGAAGGAAATATACCGGGCCTGCTGGCATCCATAGCTGGAAACATATTTGGTATGAAGCGTGTTGAAGGATTAAGACTCGAGGACATATATCTCCCCAAGAAATTCCTCGAGTCATTTAAGGGACCCAGTAAGGGATTAAATGGTGTTAGAGAGATATTCGGGGTAAAGGATAGGCCTATAGTAGGCACGGTGCCGAAGCCCAAGGAGGGTTACTCACCGGAGGAAGTGGAGAAGCTGGCTTTAGAGTTGCTAAGCGGTGGATTAGACTACATAAAAGACGATGAAAACCTGACCAGCCCAAGCTTCTGTAGGTTCGAGGCCAGAGCTAAGGCCATTATGAAGGTTATTGATAAAGTAGAGAAAGAGACAGGTGAGAGAAAAGTCTGGTTCGCCAATATTACCTCCGATATACGTGAAATGGAGAAGAGGCTGAGGCTTGTAGCAGACTACGGTAACCCATACATAATGGTTGATGTCGTGATCACCGGGTGGAGCGCACTGACATATATCAGGGATCTAGCAGAGGAGTATGGACTAGCAATACATGGGCACAGAGCAATGCATGCAGCCTTCACCAGGAATCCATACCACGGCATCTCAATGTACGTGCTGGCTAAATTATACAGAATCATAGGAATAGACCAACTACACATTGGCACAGCCGGGGCAGGAAAACTCGAAGGCGGGAAGCTAGACGTTATAAGATACGCTAAAATACTGAGAGAGATACACTTCAAGCCAGACCCAGATGACATATACCACCTAGAGCAACCAATGCACCACATCAAGCCGGCAATGCCTGTCTCATCAGGTGGTTTACACCCAGGCAACCTCCCACCAGTAATAGAGGCTCTGGGTACAAACCTGGTGCTACAAATAGGTGGTGGGGTAATAGGTCATCCAGACGGGCCTAGAGCCGGAGCACTGGCTGTTAGACAGGCACTAGAGGCAATAATGAATAATATTCCACTAGACGAGTACGCTAAGACACATAGAGAGCTGGCAAGAGCACTGGAGAAATGGGGCTTTACAAAACCCATCTAGCCGACCTCCTTCCTGCCCTAAAGGGCGAGGCTTTCAGTTGTAAATACATTTTTACACTACCCTTATTTATTAGAGGGCCTTGCTGATACTCTATAAAGCTTTTTAATCTACGTATAATCTTCCACCTTTAAGCACATAGTAACGGGTCGCCCCATATTCAGCCTTCATCTCTGTAGTGGTTATTAATATGGCTGTCCCATCCTTGGCCATTTCTTTGAAGACCCCTAGAACTCTCTCAGCACTATATTCATCGAGGTTTGAAAACGGTTCATCAGCTACTATTGACGCCGGCTTCTTAACCAATGCCCTTGCAATAGCTACTCTCTGCCCCCGCTTAACTCGTGGGGAAACCTATTCTCTAACCCCTTGATCTCCAGTAGCTCCATCACCTTCATGATGATTTTCCACCCGGCCTCACGAGGATACCCTGGGGCTGGCTCCCGGGACTCAATGCGTTAGGATCGATAGAGTCGCATTAAGCCTGATGAATGCGAGAATACCTGATAACGATGGCGTGAAGCCTGAGGATGAACCAATTGAACCCAGGGCCCCCACAGCTTACCTGGCAACAATACCTGTAAAGAAGATAGTTAGGAAACTAACTGAGGAAGGCATGCCGGCTGTTGTATCCAATACTGCTGGCACATATGTATGCAACTTAGTATTCTACGGGTTACTGCATCATGGATACACTTATGGCTATCCCTTGAGAGCCGGGTTTATCCATCTACCCTACCTACCAGAGCAAGCTGCCAAAATGGAGTCGCATAGTGTTCCGCCGAGTATGAGTCCCGAATTAATGATCAAAGCGGTTAAAGTAGTCATCGAGTCCATAATAAGTGGGGACACAACCGGGCAAAATAACCCTAGATATAGATATTAGAGTAATAAGATGTGTCAACGCACCGCACTAAAAACAACTTCCCGGAGGGACGTGTCAATGGAGTACATCGAGAAGATAGTCGAGGGGTACAGGCTTAGAATCTACATTATCAACAAGCTATTGATCGGTATACCATTGGACATAGGTCCCAGGATACTATATATCGCCCCCCTTGAGAAGCCCGAGTTCAATTTATTCAGTATAATACCAGATATCAGTATTGAAACACCCGAGGGCACCTGGAAAATACATGGGGGACATAGGCTCTGGACATCGCCTGAAGCCATGCCGCGTTCCTACTCACTTGACGATAAACCAGTTGAATTAAGGATTGAGAGAGATGAGATCGAGATCGTCGGCAACCCGGAGCGTGCTAACAATGTTTTAAAGAAGATACGTGTTACACCGGGTGAAGAAGACTACTCGGTGAAAGTAGTCCATGAAATAATCAATATAGGTAGATGGCCACTGGAGTTCTCGTGCTGGGCTATCTCAGTTATGAGGGGTAATGGATTCGCTATAATACCATTTAAGCCGAGGCAGGTGGATCACCACGGCCTACTCCCAGATAGATTTATTGTGGCATGGCCGTACACTAGGCTAGATGACCCGAGGATTAAGCTTAGAGGTAGCTACATCATAGTACATCAAGACCCAGGTGTTAAAAACCCGGTTAAAATAGGTGCTAGAGCCAATCCCTCATGGATCGCGTACTGGGTGGAGGAATACTTGTTCAAGAAGTCTTTCAGAGAAGAAGACGCTGTATACCCCGACTTCGGCTCGAGTGTAGAAGTATACACTAATGATAGATTCCTGGAGCTAGAGACCCTTGGCCCCTTAAGGAGAATAGAACCAGGGAGATCAAACATCCATGTTGAGACATGGAGTGTGAAAAGAATTGGGGGTCTGAGACCCCATGAAAAAATATTGGAGGAGAAACTAGGGTAGACTTAACGCGTATTGGACTGCGCTGTACGCATCCACTAGTCCATACCCGGTGTAAACGTCGAAGCCTGGAGAACCTAGATCATATGCTGTAGATGTCAGGACTTTATAAATAGCGTCGAAGCCCAGCCAGCTTTTACCAGCAGCATACCTCATGGCTTCTATAACTGCCACAACACCTGTTACATGCGGGGTAGCCATTGATGTACCGCTTAGATAAGCGTATTTTTTATTCGGGTACGTAGATAATATGTTGACTCCGGGCGCCGCCACATCAACCTCCGGTCCATCACTACTCCATGATGGTGTATTACCGTTTGAATCCACTGCTGCAACAGCTATCACCCATGGGTATCTAGCTGGGTAGTTAACGTTATCTGTACTTGGGTTTCCATCGCCAGAGTTACCTGCTGCAACAATCTGTATAGCGCCTTGCTGGTAAGCCCAGTTTGATGCATCCCTTAACACGCTATTATCGCTTGAGGAACCAAGCGACATGCTGAGTATGTATGCTCCAGCCTTCACAGCTTCCACTATTCCCTCAGCTATATCTGTAACGCTCCCGCTTCCTGAGTCATAGAGTACTTTAACCGCTATCAGGGTCACGTTTGGTGCTACACCTGCTACGCCCGCACCATTTATAGTCGCCGCAATTATCCCGGCTACATGTGTTCCATGCCCGTTTCCATCCATGCAGTTACTTAGTGAAGTACCCCTATAAGTGGTTGAGCCAGTTGTCCTTATACAGTATGCAACCCTGCCATAGAGGTCCGGATGGGTGTAATCAATACCTGTGTCAAGGACAGCTACGACTACTCCCCTACCGAATGTATACCTGCCATAGTATTTATAATAGTAGTCCCAGACATCCGTTATGCCGATCATGTACATGTTCCACTTGATGTCACCATAATAGTCGCTTATGCCGAAAGCCCTGGCCTCTATATCTTTCTCAATGTATCTAATACCCGGCAGGCTTTTAACACGGGTTATCAATGACTCAGGTATCTCGACAACCAGTATCTTTAGATCCCTGATCTCTTTCACTGGTGATACCCCGAGTTTCCTCAACAGGTTCTGCCTAGAGGTTTCATCCCTATATCCTATCACTACTCTTACCTTGTTTGAGCCCCCATTGACTATTAACGCCTCTGATTCGTTAGAGAATACTAGTGGGATTAATAGTAGAGCCAGTACTACTATTAATAAGACATATTTATTGTACACCATGGCCCCACCCAGATTTAAATCACATACAGTAATCAGTGGGATACTTTATAAATTTTTCTATCTAGAGAATAAGCCGGATCCATAACACTGACCGAGAAGCATATCGGGGAGCTAGTAGGTAGGGAAAACCGAGAAACACTATTCATCTACAATATCTACCCTTCAACCATGAATAGAATATCAACGCTATTAACAGTACCACGATCACTCCAAAAATCATCGTAATATGGATTAACCCTGTGAACGCATCACCCACCACTGTTACTGTGGTAATCGCCGACTTACATTCATCAACAATCACTGTGGCTGTATAGATTAACTCCTTTATCCCCTCGACTGCCCCGCAGATAACGTAAACCCTGAATAGATGCGGGGAACCCCCACCCTAAAGGGAACCCCAGCCCTTTAGGGCAGGGGTCAGAGCTTAAAACCCCTTTACACTCCACCGAGAAAAAAGATAAACCATAACTCCCATGAACTTAGGGGTAATTCCAGGGTAACTACCAAAAATCTAATAAATAAGGGATGACGCCGGGGGCGGGATTTGAACCCGCGCGGGCGTGAGCCCACTGGCTCTCAAGGCCAGCCCCTTAGACCGCTCGGGCACCCCGGCGCTCCTCATGGTTTAAGATATAGGAGGATATAGCCTTTTTTACTTTTCGCATCGACGATGTTGTAACTCTCCCTTGCTTTCTCAGCCAGGTACTCTCCTCCTCTAGCTAGCACGAACTGTGCGAAGCCGTCTTCGGTCAGGTATCTTCTAGCTCCTAAAACTATGTCCTCCACTATCCTCATTCCTGCTGAGAGTGGGGGATTGGAGTATATGGCATTGAACTTCATTCCTTCTACAGGCTTATACCTATCACCCTGGAGGACTACTACCCTATCCTCTACATTATTCCTTGAGGCGTTTAAACGAGCCACCTTGACTGCTAATGGGTTTACATCAGTCATATATACTTCGAGCAAGGGGTTCAACTTAGCTACCACTATACCTATCACTCCATAGCCACACCCTATATCTAGTACCACGCCGCTCCTCGGCACCATGATGTTCTCGAGGAGTAGTCTTGTCCCATCATCCAAGCTGGATCCCGAGAAGAGACTCGTGTAAGATATGAACTCGAATGTATAGCCGTGAATAGTGAAGGAAAAGAGCTTCCTCTCGCCTGGCTGGCCAGGCTTATAGTAGTGCGTCATCCCGGCTGCCCCTTCCTCCATGCGGGGGGATAGATCCCTGTAGGCATTACCACCCTCCGGGTCCTCGCCACCACACCCTTCTTCATCCCAGCTATCTCCTTTGCACTATATAGCGCCGTACCCAGCGCCACCAGCTCGCCTTTAAGCGTTAGGATAGCTACAGTTTTATTTCTCTCAACATTACTTGTTAACCTCGCGATGCCTGGTACAGCTAGATTGGCTCCATGAGCTATTGCGTCTACAGCTGTATCAAGTATCATTATCTTCGGTAGGTGAGCTATCGATGTCTCAACCGGGAGTATTATCCTCCTGATGTATCTCTCATCCCCGCTACTCCTCCATAATGCAAGTGCCTCGCTGATATCCTGCAGCCTAACCAGTGTTTCATCCTCTCTATAAGGACCTGTACGGGTTCTACGTAGCTCCCTCATGTGTGCCCCGGTGCCAAGCATTAATCCGATATCGTGTGCAAGTTTCCTCATGTATGTACCTGGATCGCTTAAAACCCTCACAAGTATGAATCTATCCCTGATCTCCAGTAACTCGATTTCATATATCCTCCTGACCCTAATACTTCTCTTAACACTGGATCTCAGCGGCGGCTTCTGGTATATATCGCCCTTAAAGTACTCTACAACCATTTTAACACTGGACTCCCTGGCATCCCCATGTAACTGTATAACCATTACGTATTCCTTAACACTATGTATCACGTTCCCAATGACCTTCGTACTATTCGCTAGCCCGATTGGTAGAACACCGGTCACCTTGGGGTTTCCCCGCCCCTAAAGGGGCTCCAGGGTGCCCCCGTGACCGGCTTTCTCCAGATTGAACATTTTCTTGACCCATGCCACGACCTCGTGACTCGTCGGCCCCGGTGGTTTATCAAGGTTTATCACACCGTAGTTTATGTGATCGTTTACCTTTCTCTCATATGGTAGTACCCCGTGGTCTGGGCTTGTCTCAGCATCTCTTAGTACTATCCATTCATTCCTGTAGCCAGCTCTCGCTGTTATGTAATCTATGAAGGATAACCCCTTCTCAACCAGGTCCATTATACTACACCTTCCCTGGTGGAGAGAAAATATTTAAAGAAAATATTAATTATTTCGCCGAGACCCAGCTTAAATAGGCGTCAGCTTCGGCTTTACATGCTCCACCATATAATCTGTTAAACCATTTTCACCGATGGCCTTTAAAACCTCTTCATCACTAGCGCCTCTGGGTATCTTAATTGATTTATCTGTGGGCTCCAAGTGCTTTATGTTCACCTTTCTCCTCTTAACTCCTGTCAGTGACTTAGGCCCTGTTACTAAGACGAAGTTATCATCTATTATGTCTACTATAATGCATTTCCTGCCTGCTTCCCTACCTGCTGTTTTAACACATATCCTACCTATTTCTATCGCGGGCATTTTAAACACCCCTCTACTCCTTTAAACACTATTCACTCATACTACCATGTTTCTCTTTTAAAATCTTATCTATTATAGACTTAATAATGTTAAACGCCTCCTCGACCCCGATTAGCTTTGTGTTTATAGTTAAATCGAATATCGAGGTATCATATATGTCTATCCCGTAGTATTCCATGAACCTTCTTCTCTGAGAATACTCCCTTATAAGGGTCTCAGCCAACGCTTTACCCAGGGGAGTGTTGTCACGGCCGGCTACACGGAGTATCCTGAGCGTGAGGGGAGCTGTAACATATATCTTTAAGTCAACGATGTCAGATACTATCCAGGCTGCTAGATGCCCATCGATAACGATGTCATCACTGTCCCTAACTGTTTCAAGGGTCATCCTATCTATCTCGAGGTCTATAGAGGGATCCTCCAACGCTATCCTACTCAACTCCTCCAGGCTTACCCCTTTTCTCCTAGCATACTCCCTGAACAATGAGCCAGCCGAGAAGTATTTCAACCCATAGTATTCGGCAACGCGTTTAGCCTGGGTCGTCTTACCACTACCAGGCGGCCCGCTAAAAACTATCTTAACCAATTTAAGACACCGCTAGAGGGAACAGGGGTTAGAGTGCTTGCCTCACAGCCTCCCTTATACCCCTTGCAAGGCACTCGTGACATATATAGCCACCATAGGGCCTCTCAGGACGCTTCTCGGTCTTAGCTAGTTTACGGAGCTCCACCGGCCTTAGAGCTGGAACCCCGTTGAGTGGTCTACCACATATAGCACACCTAGCCGCATTAGGCCTCCTCTTCTCATAATGCACACTGACATCTCCGCCAGGTGTTTTAACAATAATTCTTCTCCAACTCCTATTCCTATACATTGGCCTAGGCATCGATGCCTCACCATAAGCATTTCTAGCTCTAGAGTAATAATTTACGAGAGGTTCTTAAATTTTACTAGGGTGGTTGTCTTGATTCCAGCCTAATGCTCCTTGAGACCAGGTATATTGGTACAGCGAAGCCGATTAAGGCTATAATGTATATATGCGTGTAGTAAATGCCTCTCTCAGTGTTTAAACCAGAGAGGAATGGTACCGACACGGGTATATCCACGTACTGGGTTGAACGAGCTATTAGCGAGACGACTAGTATCATCAGCGTATAGACTAGCGAGAAGACGGATATATGTATTACGAAGAGAAGGAGCATTCTCCTCCTCGCAGACCTATATAGAGCCCTATACTTCCTAAGCCTCCTCACATCCCCCTTGCTCCTAGGGGTTTCGGGAACCTGTATACTCTGGTATGTCTTAACAGCTTCACTGAAATATGGATGATTCCTAACAGCTTTAATAAGCAGGGATATTAATATGGCTGATGAAATGGAGACGAGTAAAACAATCGTTGTGATCATTACTACTCTCCCACAAGGCGCCTTAGCAACGGGTATGCCTCGAGAGTTCTCTCGTAAGCTATTAACGCGTAGTACTGCTGCAGGATACCTATAGCCAGCAGTATCCCGGTGCCAGTACCATAGGCTCCTAATGCATCCGCTAGCACAGCTATCGCTGCAACAATAAGGCTTGAAAGCACTGTCAAGGGATAAATGTACTTGGCTAGTATTTTCTCAAGAATCTTCGGGTTGTTTCTTAACCCTGGAACCTCGAATCCACTACTAATTAATTGTTCAGCCTGTGCAGCCGGGTTTAATCCAGCGACCTCGACCCACATCAACCCGAATAGGACTGCCAGTATGAAGACCAGTAAACTATACACTATTAGATGAGCCGGATCGGATAGAGCACTATATAAGCCATTAGGCGATGCGAGGTAGTATGCTAATCCACCGACAAGCCTACCTGAGGTATCGTATCTAGCTAATAGGTCAACAAAGCTCGGGGGCACCACTGACGCAAGGTAAACCCTGAACAATGTTGCGAAGACAAGTATGTTAGCGTAAAGTATACCTACAAATAACACGGGTATATTGGTTACATAGAGGAACTGGAGCGGTATCTTGGTCTTAATGCTCTGCAACCTCGGTGATGTAACGGGTATTTCGACCTTCATATTGCTCAAGTATACAAGGATAAACATTATAACTATAGTAGCTATGAGTCCAACAAGGTCTCTACCGCCGGGCCTGAACAATACATTACCTAAGCCACCACCACTGCTTATCACCTGGATCATGTATGGTATGAAGCCTATTGGCTGCCCCTGATAAGTCACAGTGCTGAAGATATTCCAGAATATAGTTGTAGCAACACCAGCCAGTATGAACAGCGAGACACCGGAGCCTATACCCCAGCCTTTTTGAATCGTCTCATCCAGGACTATTACAAGGTAGGATGCAACGAATAATTGGAGCCACACTATTAAGCGGACATGCCATCCAGCACTACAAGCTGTCACAGGATTACCCAGAGGCATCCAGTACCTGCATGACAAGACGTACATTCCGGCCTCGAAGGCCGCCAGTATAACGGCTAGGGTTTTCTGGGAAGCAGTGAAAACCTTCCTGTCCTCGGGATCCGTTAAATCAAGGTTGATCAACTTAGCACCCACAAGGATCTGAATTATCAAGCCTGCCGTTACAATAGGCCCTATACCGAGCTCCATTAACGTACCCCTGTTGGACGCGAATATTATCTGTATTAATAATATCTGCTCAGGTCCAGCATAGGATATACCGTAGAGCGGTGTATTAGCCATTATCATGTAGACTATTAAAGCCACACCGGTCCAGAACAGCCTCTCATACATCGAGGGCTTGCCCTGCGGCTTAACCGCTGTAGGTAGATAATCCGCTATTTTAGCCATCACCCTGAGTAAACCCATTCCCCAAACCCCCATCCATCACTGTAGTATAAGCCCAATATTTAGTCTAGACTAGACTCTATAATGAGTCGTGAGGGGCTTATTAAATTCATTTCATTATGGAGGGTTCGGGTCTGGTGAATTCCTGTGATTGCCTGTAGATATTTCTGGCTACCTGCTTCATCCCATTATTTCTTATTCCCCTGCTCCGTCCGGCTTCATTCTTCACAATAGTGGAATACCCCGTATACCCGCCCAGAGAATACCGGGAGAAACTATTCAGGCTCCACGGGAGAAAAGTAAAAGGTAATAGTCATCGAGGAAAGCGAGTGAAGACACCGAGAGAATAAAACATAATCCAAAAATATTTAAAAAGAATTCAGAACCTGCAACAGGCTAAGAGTGCTGGATGTTCTAAAATATAGAAATCCTAGGTTGCACTACCCGCTTCAAGCTCCTCGAGGAGTATTACTTTGCCCCCTGCTTCCTCGATTTTTCTCTTAGCCTCCTCTGTTATCTCCCTAGCTATAACCTTTAAACCCCTGGTAACCTTACCAGAGCCTAGTACTTTGTCGAAACCCATTTCGACGGTATTTAACACTATTAGTCCATCCTCGATGATTGCCTTACCGTTGGAGGCCAGCCTCCACGCTAATTCATCTAACTCGCCAACATTAATGGTTACATTCTCATGGATTCTACTACGAGGCCTGAAGCCGTGTTTACCATACCAGTTTGGAGCATGCTTTATTATCCAGATGTA
It encodes the following:
- the rbcL gene encoding type III ribulose-bisphosphate carboxylase; this encodes MSGKFEFETYHEYIDKNYTPDPSNDVIAVYRVKPAQGFTIEDAAGGVAAESSTGTWTSLYNWYDVGRVRRLSGKAYYFKDLGDGSWIVKIAYPVELFEEGNIPGLLASIAGNIFGMKRVEGLRLEDIYLPKKFLESFKGPSKGLNGVREIFGVKDRPIVGTVPKPKEGYSPEEVEKLALELLSGGLDYIKDDENLTSPSFCRFEARAKAIMKVIDKVEKETGERKVWFANITSDIREMEKRLRLVADYGNPYIMVDVVITGWSALTYIRDLAEEYGLAIHGHRAMHAAFTRNPYHGISMYVLAKLYRIIGIDQLHIGTAGAGKLEGGKLDVIRYAKILREIHFKPDPDDIYHLEQPMHHIKPAMPVSSGGLHPGNLPPVIEALGTNLVLQIGGGVIGHPDGPRAGALAVRQALEAIMNNIPLDEYAKTHRELARALEKWGFTKPI
- a CDS encoding archaemetzincin family Zn-dependent metalloprotease gives rise to the protein MVKIIIVPLTSYGVLEYLDALRDLLVDSLKRAGVKVGAYVWSEVLKPPVKCFNWERKQYLARCVIDHIRSYLQLAGVNEDSIVIGIGYLDGYEEGLNFVFGEAVPGNSTALVFTRRLRQEYYGLQPDFNLYFNRLVKEVVHEVGHLLGLNHCSNQGCVMSFSNSVVEVDAKSRFFCEGCARRIRELNI
- a CDS encoding uL15 family ribosomal protein, whose product is MVVRKGKKSRKLQGRTRTMGWGRVGQHRKSGSRGGFGAVGFHKHKYIWIIKHAPNWYGKHGFRPRSRIHENVTINVGELDELAWRLASNGKAIIEDGLIVLNTVEMGFDKVLGSGKVTRGLKVIAREITEEAKRKIEEAGGKVILLEELEAGSAT
- a CDS encoding 50S ribosomal protein L34e, which codes for MPRPMYRNRSWRRIIVKTPGGDVSVHYEKRRPNAARCAICGRPLNGVPALRPVELRKLAKTEKRPERPYGGYICHECLARGIREAVRQAL
- the cmk gene encoding (d)CMP kinase — encoded protein: MVKIVFSGPPGSGKTTQAKRVAEYYGLKYFSAGSLFREYARRKGVSLEELSRIALEDPSIDLEIDRMTLETVRDSDDIVIDGHLAAWIVSDIVDLKIYVTAPLTLRILRVAGRDNTPLGKALAETLIREYSQRRRFMEYYGIDIYDTSIFDLTINTKLIGVEEAFNIIKSIIDKILKEKHGSMSE
- a CDS encoding archease: MGEEVIASRNGRFDFLEHMSDIYVRAYGKDILELFENSGLALFDSMTNIDHLRPAVEKRLEVDGFDMENLLYKWLESLLLLYYSEKLMCGSIGVEELSIERINGDLSYKLKARVLCEEFNPLRHEARVEVKSPTYNLMRILKQEDKWVAYFVLDI
- a CDS encoding S8 family peptidase, which translates into the protein MVYNKYVLLIVVLALLLIPLVFSNESEALIVNGGSNKVRVVIGYRDETSRQNLLRKLGVSPVKEIRDLKILVVEIPESLITRVKSLPGIRYIEKDIEARAFGISDYYGDIKWNMYMIGITDVWDYYYKYYGRYTFGRGVVVAVLDTGIDYTHPDLYGRVAYCIRTTGSTTYRGTSLSNCMDGNGHGTHVAGIIAATINGAGVAGVAPNVTLIAVKVLYDSGSGSVTDIAEGIVEAVKAGAYILSMSLGSSSDNSVLRDASNWAYQQGAIQIVAAGNSGDGNPSTDNVNYPARYPWVIAVAAVDSNGNTPSWSSDGPEVDVAAPGVNILSTYPNKKYAYLSGTSMATPHVTGVVAVIEAMRYAAGKSWLGFDAIYKVLTSTAYDLGSPGFDVYTGYGLVDAYSAVQYALSLP
- a CDS encoding RNA-guided pseudouridylation complex pseudouridine synthase subunit Cbf5: MTGVLPIGLANSTKVIGNVIHSVKEYVMVIQLHGDARESSVKMVVEYFKGDIYQKPPLRSSVKRSIRVRRIYEIELLEIRDRFILVRVLSDPGTYMRKLAHDIGLMLGTGAHMRELRRTRTGPYREDETLVRLQDISEALALWRSSGDERYIRRIILPVETSIAHLPKIMILDTAVDAIAHGANLAVPGIARLTSNVERNKTVAILTLKGELVALGTALYSAKEIAGMKKGVVARTRRVVMPTGIYPPAWRKGQPG
- the secY gene encoding preprotein translocase subunit SecY; the protein is MGLLRVMAKIADYLPTAVKPQGKPSMYERLFWTGVALIVYMIMANTPLYGISYAGPEQILLIQIIFASNRGTLMELGIGPIVTAGLIIQILVGAKLINLDLTDPEDRKVFTASQKTLAVILAAFEAGMYVLSCRYWMPLGNPVTACSAGWHVRLIVWLQLFVASYLVIVLDETIQKGWGIGSGVSLFILAGVATTIFWNIFSTVTYQGQPIGFIPYMIQVISSGGGLGNVLFRPGGRDLVGLIATIVIMFILVYLSNMKVEIPVTSPRLQSIKTKIPLQFLYVTNIPVLFVGILYANILVFATLFRVYLASVVPPSFVDLLARYDTSGRLVGGLAYYLASPNGLYSALSDPAHLIVYSLLVFILAVLFGLMWVEVAGLNPAAQAEQLISSGFEVPGLRNNPKILEKILAKYIYPLTVLSSLIVAAIAVLADALGAYGTGTGILLAIGILQQYYALIAYERTLEAYPLLRRLVGE
- a CDS encoding 50S ribosomal protein L14e, which codes for MPAIEIGRICVKTAGREAGRKCIIVDIIDDNFVLVTGPKSLTGVKRRKVNIKHLEPTDKSIKIPRGASDEEVLKAIGENGLTDYMVEHVKPKLTPI
- a CDS encoding class I SAM-dependent methyltransferase is translated as MTHYYKPGQPGERKLFSFTIHGYTFEFISYTSLFSGSSLDDGTRLLLENIMVPRSGVVLDIGCGYGVIGIVVAKLNPLLEVYMTDVNPLAVKVARLNASRNNVEDRVVVLQGDRYKPVEGMKFNAIYSNPPLSAGMRIVEDIVLGARRYLTEDGFAQFVLARGGEYLAEKARESYNIVDAKSKKGYILLYLKP